In Deltaproteobacteria bacterium, a genomic segment contains:
- the pheT gene encoding phenylalanine--tRNA ligase subunit beta, which produces MKVSYNWLKEYVKKLPPPDELAKRLTMAGLEVEGIEALEKGISGVVTAQILSVEKHPNADRLSFCKVKTDKGIHSIVCGAKNMKAGDKVALALPGASLPKGIKIEKTKIRGVESEGMMCSEAELGLKDVSEGIMILPQDFPIGKDFTEAMGLNDSILNVNVTPNRPDCLSIMGIAREVAAITKTTLKTQNSKLKIQNLKLKTQNSKHITVSIKEPSLCRRYAAMVLENIKAAPSPDWLKRRLESAGFRSINNVVDITNYVMIEYGQPLHAFDYDLVSDKQIIIRRADKNEKIQTIDGFKRTLTQEMLVIADKERPIALAGIMGGKETEINDATKNILLESAWFDPSCVRRTSKALGIFTESSYRFERGVDIEGVTKPLDRAAQMIVELAGGNMAMGSVDKYPRQHKPLSIKAGLSRINKILGISIHKKEVEDCFNNLGIGFKLVKLKNKEDAMWDVAPPSFRVDLIKEIDIIEEIARLYGYEKIPATIPTARLLTTKTKGDDLVREKARDILTNNGFLEAVNYSFISPRFFDINISDIKNGLKLLNPLTEEQSIMRQSLIPGLLQTLQYNLNHNNHDIRVFEIGRIFIPKEKETEERNMISGLISGLRCKEAWNTGKDSADFYDIKGAVEQILTGLGVERYIFASKADIPFLHLGKAAVIEADDKQIGIVGEIHPDIIQRLDIRQSAHIFELDMQIIAAAVSGPKRYSPIPKYPMIVRDVAMIIEKEIPFQRIYNAINGLGIKLLEEVNVFDVYYGENIPDGKYSMALRFMYRSPDRTLTDDEVTNVHSTVLESLKTRFGVEIRGE; this is translated from the coding sequence ATGAAGGTTAGTTATAACTGGCTTAAAGAATATGTAAAAAAACTCCCCCCACCTGACGAGCTTGCAAAACGGCTCACCATGGCAGGTCTGGAGGTAGAGGGTATTGAGGCATTGGAGAAAGGGATTAGCGGTGTTGTGACAGCGCAGATACTCTCCGTAGAAAAGCATCCCAATGCAGACAGGCTTTCCTTTTGCAAAGTGAAGACCGATAAGGGGATTCATTCTATTGTTTGCGGCGCCAAGAATATGAAAGCTGGCGATAAGGTGGCGCTGGCGCTCCCTGGAGCAAGTCTTCCAAAAGGCATAAAAATAGAAAAGACAAAGATACGCGGCGTTGAATCTGAAGGGATGATGTGTTCCGAGGCTGAGCTCGGCTTAAAGGATGTGTCAGAAGGCATCATGATTCTACCGCAGGATTTCCCAATTGGCAAAGATTTTACAGAGGCAATGGGTCTGAACGACAGCATATTGAATGTGAATGTTACGCCCAACAGGCCGGATTGTTTATCCATCATGGGAATAGCGCGGGAAGTAGCTGCCATAACAAAAACTACACTCAAAACTCAAAACTCAAAACTCAAAATCCAGAACTTAAAACTTAAAACTCAAAACTCAAAACATATAACTGTTTCCATTAAAGAGCCGTCTCTGTGCAGACGGTATGCCGCGATGGTTCTTGAAAATATCAAGGCAGCGCCTTCACCTGATTGGCTAAAGCGCAGATTGGAATCGGCCGGTTTCAGGTCAATAAATAATGTGGTGGATATAACAAATTATGTGATGATTGAATATGGCCAGCCGCTGCATGCATTTGATTACGACCTTGTCTCTGATAAACAAATTATCATAAGAAGGGCTGATAAAAATGAAAAAATACAGACCATTGACGGTTTTAAGAGGACACTTACACAGGAAATGCTCGTTATTGCAGATAAGGAAAGGCCTATTGCCCTGGCAGGCATAATGGGGGGTAAGGAAACAGAGATAAATGATGCAACAAAAAATATCCTCCTTGAAAGCGCTTGGTTTGACCCTTCTTGTGTCAGGAGGACATCTAAAGCATTAGGTATTTTCACTGAGTCATCTTACAGATTTGAACGCGGCGTTGATATTGAGGGTGTAACAAAGCCATTGGACAGGGCTGCTCAAATGATAGTTGAGCTTGCAGGCGGTAATATGGCAATGGGATCTGTTGATAAATACCCGCGGCAGCATAAGCCTCTATCTATTAAGGCCGGGCTTTCAAGGATTAATAAAATTCTTGGGATCAGCATACATAAAAAAGAGGTCGAGGATTGTTTCAACAACCTCGGCATTGGTTTTAAGCTGGTAAAATTAAAAAACAAAGAAGACGCGATGTGGGATGTTGCGCCGCCTTCATTCAGGGTTGATCTGATTAAAGAGATAGACATAATAGAAGAGATTGCAAGGCTGTACGGTTACGAAAAAATACCCGCTACCATTCCTACGGCCAGATTGTTAACCACAAAAACAAAAGGGGATGATTTGGTAAGAGAGAAGGCGAGGGATATTTTAACCAACAATGGTTTTCTTGAGGCTGTTAATTACAGCTTTATATCACCAAGGTTTTTTGATATTAACATATCTGATATAAAAAATGGTTTGAAACTTCTGAATCCATTGACAGAAGAGCAGTCAATAATGAGGCAGAGTCTTATCCCTGGCCTTTTGCAAACCCTGCAGTATAATCTAAATCATAATAATCATGACATAAGGGTTTTTGAGATCGGCAGGATATTTATCCCCAAAGAAAAAGAAACTGAAGAGAGGAATATGATAAGCGGCCTGATAAGCGGCCTTAGGTGCAAAGAGGCATGGAACACAGGAAAAGACAGCGCAGACTTTTATGATATCAAAGGGGCGGTGGAGCAGATTTTGACAGGGCTTGGTGTTGAGAGATATATTTTTGCTTCCAAAGCAGATATCCCATTTTTACACCTCGGCAAGGCTGCTGTTATAGAGGCTGATGATAAACAGATTGGAATAGTTGGCGAGATTCATCCGGATATTATACAGAGGCTGGACATAAGACAGTCTGCACATATATTTGAACTGGATATGCAGATTATTGCTGCAGCGGTAAGCGGTCCCAAAAGATACAGCCCCATACCCAAATATCCAATGATAGTCAGGGATGTGGCAATGATAATAGAGAAGGAAATCCCGTTCCAGAGAATTTATAATGCTATTAATGGATTGGGCATCAAACTTCTTGAGGAAGTTAATGTATTTGATGTATACTACGGTGAAAATATTCCAGATGGCAAATACAGCATGGCCCTTCGCTTTATGTATCGTTCTCCTGATAGGACGTTGACCGATGATGAAGTTACTAATGTTCATTCAACTGTATTAGAAAGTTTAAAGACAAGATTCGGGGTAGAGATTAGAGGAGAGTGA
- a CDS encoding ATPase, T2SS/T4P/T4SS family → MDIPNMEIKKTRRLGELLVDSALITEDQLKIALEEQKIEHLPLGDILIKNGVCRDVDIAQTVSMQLNIKYIELGSTIIEPEAIQLVPQKLAVMYKLIPVCIDRSMLTVAMVDPLNLHIIDELSLVTRCRIVPAISTAREIDTSIKHHYSIADAVINLPIGTGFGSAQGVVEVVHEATTNIAEDMKKSELPPIIKLVNDIMFNAVSSRASDIHIEPHQTEIKLRNRIDGLLVDVMQLPKWLQGAITSRIKIMSKLDITEKRLPQDGKIKIRVSDREIELRVSSLPSQYGEKIVIRILDSKSGVVELGSTGLNKENIKSIERLIEKPHGIVLVTGPTGSGKSSTLYAMVNSIKSPTINIITLEDPIEYEIKGITQVAIDEKTGLTFAYGLRSILRQDPDVVMVGEIRDNETATIAIQASLTGHLVLSTLHTNDTVSTIVRLKDIGVPSYLIASALNGIIAQRLARKICTDCKEPYDPSQAELKKLGLAGKKGNTFFHGNGCHKCNSTGYKGRLGIFEILPVESAIKELIRTDASEGVIKKEAAAKGMTSLRDDGIKKALDGLTTIEELMRVLFVELGDDIIECPHCAEKLHENMSACPKCEYKLKDICPSCKRDIDSTWLFCSFCGGKLKLTLPGAA, encoded by the coding sequence ATGGATATACCCAATATGGAGATAAAAAAGACGCGCCGGCTTGGAGAACTTCTCGTTGACTCCGCCCTCATTACCGAAGACCAGCTTAAAATTGCCCTCGAAGAACAAAAAATAGAGCATCTTCCTCTCGGCGATATCTTGATTAAAAATGGTGTTTGCCGGGATGTTGACATTGCTCAAACCGTTTCAATGCAGTTGAACATAAAGTATATTGAACTCGGTTCAACGATAATAGAGCCTGAAGCTATCCAACTTGTCCCTCAAAAATTAGCCGTTATGTATAAGCTGATTCCGGTTTGTATTGATAGAAGCATGTTGACCGTTGCTATGGTTGATCCATTAAACCTTCACATCATAGACGAACTGTCCCTTGTAACCAGATGCCGGATAGTCCCGGCAATTTCTACTGCGCGCGAAATAGACACTTCAATTAAACATCACTACTCAATTGCTGACGCAGTCATTAATCTTCCGATAGGCACGGGTTTCGGGTCTGCTCAGGGTGTCGTGGAAGTGGTTCATGAAGCCACCACCAACATTGCTGAGGATATGAAAAAGAGCGAACTCCCGCCCATAATAAAACTTGTGAATGATATAATGTTCAACGCGGTCTCCAGCCGGGCAAGCGATATACATATAGAGCCTCACCAGACGGAAATCAAACTCAGAAACAGGATAGACGGCTTATTGGTAGATGTCATGCAGCTTCCCAAATGGCTTCAGGGAGCTATTACTTCGCGAATAAAGATTATGTCAAAGTTGGATATTACCGAGAAAAGATTGCCGCAGGATGGAAAAATAAAGATTAGAGTTTCGGATAGAGAAATAGAACTGCGGGTGTCATCACTCCCGAGCCAATATGGCGAAAAGATTGTGATACGCATATTGGATTCAAAATCAGGTGTAGTGGAATTAGGCAGCACGGGTTTAAACAAGGAAAATATAAAATCAATAGAGAGACTGATAGAAAAACCGCATGGTATCGTTCTTGTTACCGGACCCACGGGAAGTGGAAAATCCTCAACGCTTTATGCAATGGTCAATTCTATAAAATCGCCTACAATCAACATCATCACCCTTGAAGATCCTATAGAATATGAAATTAAAGGCATAACACAAGTAGCTATTGATGAAAAAACAGGACTTACCTTTGCTTACGGCCTCAGATCAATATTGCGACAGGACCCGGATGTTGTAATGGTTGGAGAAATACGGGATAATGAAACAGCGACCATTGCCATTCAAGCCTCTCTTACCGGTCATCTTGTCTTAAGCACGCTTCACACAAATGACACCGTGTCCACAATAGTAAGATTGAAGGATATCGGCGTGCCTTCCTATTTAATTGCATCAGCTTTAAATGGCATCATTGCTCAACGTCTCGCAAGAAAAATATGTACAGATTGCAAAGAACCATATGATCCATCACAGGCAGAATTGAAAAAATTAGGTCTTGCCGGGAAAAAAGGAAATACATTTTTCCATGGCAATGGCTGTCATAAATGCAACTCTACTGGATATAAAGGAAGGCTCGGAATTTTCGAGATACTCCCTGTAGAATCAGCCATCAAGGAGCTTATTAGAACAGATGCGTCAGAAGGGGTAATAAAAAAAGAGGCTGCTGCAAAAGGCATGACTTCGCTCAGAGACGATGGTATCAAAAAGGCATTGGATGGGTTAACCACGATAGAAGAGTTAATGAGAGTCCTCTTTGTCGAATTAGGTGATGATATTATAGAATGTCCGCACTGTGCAGAAAAGTTGCATGAAAATATGAGTGCATGTCCTAAGTGCGAGTATAAACTTAAGGATATTTGTCCGTCCTGTAAAAGGGATATAGATTCAACATGGTTGTTTTGCTCGTTTTGCGGTGGAAAACTCAAATTGACATTGCCAGGAGCTGCTTAA
- the pheS gene encoding phenylalanine--tRNA ligase subunit alpha, giving the protein MRDKLQQLEKAAFEEINFVKNKEAILELKVKYLGRKGELASLTRELGKLSSEERPIAGELINTIKARIENKINSLLADIVKREKEEKLRAEKVDVTLPGRYGRLGKRHPITQVMDEVVRIFFGMGFQAAEGPEIETDYYNFEALNIQKDHPARDMQDTFYISGDLLLRTHTSPVQIRVMQGQKPPLRVVAPGKVYRRDSDITHTPMFHQVEGFMVDEFITFGDLKGVLSVFLHSLFGEDTTIRFRPSFFPFTEPSAEVDIQCVICNGKGCRVCKNSGWLEILGAGMIHPMVFKAVGYDVERFAGFAFGMGIERIAMLKFGIDDIRLFFENDVRFLMQF; this is encoded by the coding sequence ATGAGAGACAAGCTTCAGCAACTAGAAAAAGCTGCCTTTGAGGAGATAAACTTTGTTAAAAACAAAGAAGCTATTCTGGAACTTAAGGTTAAGTATCTTGGCAGGAAAGGAGAACTTGCCTCTCTTACAAGAGAACTGGGGAAACTTTCCTCTGAAGAACGGCCAATTGCAGGAGAGTTGATAAACACCATAAAAGCCAGAATAGAGAATAAGATAAATAGCCTTTTAGCAGATATTGTAAAGAGAGAAAAGGAAGAAAAACTAAGGGCCGAAAAGGTTGATGTAACCCTGCCGGGAAGATATGGCCGGCTAGGAAAGAGGCACCCGATAACCCAAGTGATGGATGAGGTGGTCAGGATATTTTTCGGTATGGGTTTTCAAGCAGCAGAAGGCCCTGAGATTGAAACTGATTATTATAATTTTGAGGCCCTCAATATACAAAAAGACCATCCTGCAAGGGACATGCAGGATACATTTTATATAAGCGGTGATTTGCTTCTTAGGACACACACCTCTCCTGTGCAGATAAGGGTAATGCAGGGGCAAAAACCTCCTTTAAGGGTAGTTGCCCCCGGAAAAGTCTACAGAAGGGATTCGGATATAACCCATACGCCAATGTTTCACCAAGTGGAAGGGTTTATGGTGGATGAATTCATTACATTTGGCGACCTCAAAGGTGTTCTCAGTGTCTTTCTCCATTCTCTCTTTGGAGAAGATACAACCATTCGTTTCAGACCGAGTTTTTTCCCATTTACAGAGCCGAGTGCAGAAGTGGATATTCAGTGTGTTATATGCAATGGCAAGGGTTGCCGCGTGTGCAAGAATAGCGGATGGCTGGAAATACTTGGCGCCGGCATGATTCATCCGATGGTGTTCAAGGCTGTGGGGTATGATGTTGAGAGGTTTGCCGGTTTTGCGTTTGGTATGGGCATAGAGCGCATCGCAATGCTTAAATTTGGAATAGATGATATAAGGCTCTTTTTTGAAAATGATGTCAGGTTCCTAATGCAGTTTTAA
- the rplT gene encoding 50S ribosomal protein L20 gives MPRVKRAVNAKKKKRKILKAAKGMRGARGNLYRIATEAVDRAMAYAYRDRKAKKREFRSLWIARINAATRLNDISYSQFMKGMKKANVEVDRKNLAYLAINDPRGFSQIVSIAKASLSA, from the coding sequence ATGCCGAGAGTAAAAAGAGCAGTTAATGCCAAAAAGAAAAAAAGAAAGATATTAAAGGCTGCCAAAGGAATGAGGGGCGCCAGGGGCAATTTGTATCGCATTGCAACAGAGGCTGTTGATAGAGCCATGGCTTATGCGTACAGGGATAGAAAGGCAAAGAAAAGGGAATTCAGAAGCCTTTGGATAGCCAGGATAAACGCTGCAACAAGATTGAACGATATATCCTACAGCCAGTTCATGAAGGGTATGAAAAAGGCTAATGTAGAAGTGGATAGAAAGAATCTTGCCTATCTTGCGATAAACGACCCCCGAGGGTTCTCACAGATTGTTTCCATTGCAAAGGCAAGTTTAAGCGCATGA
- the rpmI gene encoding 50S ribosomal protein L35: MPKLKTKSGAAKRFSITGTGKLKRARAGRRHLLLSNSARTSRGMRNAVYVEKANHDQIKKLLPYG, from the coding sequence ATGCCAAAGTTAAAGACCAAAAGCGGTGCAGCAAAACGTTTCAGCATTACAGGCACTGGAAAGTTGAAAAGGGCAAGGGCGGGCCGCAGACATCTATTGCTGTCCAATTCCGCAAGAACATCGCGGGGTATGAGAAATGCCGTGTATGTTGAAAAGGCTAATCATGACCAGATAAAAAAGTTGCTGCCCTACGGATAA
- the infC gene encoding translation initiation factor IF-3 encodes MKDHTRINRWIRAPQVRVLDKEGAQLGIMATRDGIKIAEEAGLDLVEISPNAVPPVCRIMDYGKYKYQLSKKAHEAKKKQAVIHLKEVKLRSKTDEHDFQFKMRHVERFLADGDKAKITIVFRGRELAHIDLGREMLKKVVDVIKDKGVIEQQPRMEGKSLIMIIAPAGK; translated from the coding sequence ATAAAAGATCACACAAGAATAAACAGATGGATACGGGCTCCGCAGGTGAGGGTGCTTGACAAGGAGGGGGCACAGCTTGGTATCATGGCTACGAGGGATGGTATAAAAATTGCGGAAGAAGCAGGTTTGGACCTTGTAGAAATATCGCCGAATGCGGTTCCTCCGGTGTGCCGGATAATGGATTATGGGAAATATAAATACCAACTGAGCAAGAAGGCTCACGAGGCAAAAAAGAAACAGGCCGTAATCCATCTTAAAGAAGTTAAGTTGAGATCAAAAACAGATGAACATGATTTTCAGTTTAAGATGCGGCATGTAGAAAGATTCCTCGCCGATGGAGATAAGGCCAAGATTACTATCGTATTCAGGGGAAGGGAGCTTGCGCATATAGATCTGGGAAGAGAAATGCTTAAGAAGGTAGTGGATGTAATTAAAGATAAAGGTGTTATAGAACAGCAGCCGCGGATGGAGGGCAAAAGCCTGATAATGATCATTGCCCCGGCGGGAAAGTAA
- the thrS gene encoding threonine--tRNA ligase, with protein MNHLIKITFPDGKLKEYPAGVAAEDVLKDFDKGLLKNTVAAQIDERYVDLSFQLNADSRIKPIAIGSKEGLEIYRHSASHVMAQAVKEVFGSDVKVTIGPSIEDGFYYDFDSPRSFTPEDLEKIENRMLEIIKKNKPFLRIEMGRKEAMELFGEMGETYKQELINDIPEDKVSVYKQDAFVDLCRGPHLPSTGWIKAFKLLSIAGAYWRGSEKNKMLQRIYGAAFPTKKELDNYLYRIEEAKKRDHRKLGKELDLFSINDDIGSGLVCWHPNGAVIRSVIEDFWKKEHYRHGYQIIYTPHIAKVDLWKTSGHWDFYKENLYSPMDIEGQDFIVKPMNCPFHIQIYRSQLRSYRDLPIRYAELGTVYRFERSGVLHGLMRVRGFTQDDAHIFCRPEQLEDEISSVLNFTLYILRSFGFNSYDIYLSTRPEKFVGALDNWAKAENALKQSLEKTGLKFQIDPGEGVFYGPKIDIKIRDILGRAWQCSTIQVDFNLPQRFNVAYRGEDDKDHQPIMLHRALMGSLERFFGVLIEHYAGAFPLWLAPVQVIVLAITEKNNGYAKGIFDALRKEDIRAELDTRNEKLGLKIREAELKKIPYMLVIGSQEEEKKEFSPRGRSGAKPMPFMSVENFIETIKKNNKPLS; from the coding sequence ATGAATCATTTAATCAAAATAACATTTCCTGACGGGAAGCTTAAAGAATATCCAGCCGGCGTTGCAGCAGAAGATGTTTTAAAAGACTTTGATAAGGGGCTTTTAAAAAATACTGTGGCAGCGCAGATTGATGAAAGGTATGTTGATCTCTCATTTCAGTTAAATGCTGACAGCCGTATAAAGCCAATTGCGATTGGTTCAAAAGAGGGGCTTGAAATCTACCGCCATTCCGCATCCCATGTTATGGCCCAGGCAGTAAAGGAGGTTTTTGGCAGTGATGTAAAGGTTACAATAGGTCCGTCTATAGAAGATGGTTTTTATTATGACTTTGATTCGCCCCGTTCTTTTACCCCTGAAGATCTGGAAAAAATAGAAAATCGCATGCTTGAGATTATAAAAAAGAATAAGCCTTTTCTTCGGATAGAGATGGGCAGGAAAGAGGCGATGGAACTGTTTGGCGAAATGGGCGAGACTTATAAACAGGAACTCATAAATGATATACCTGAGGACAAGGTGAGCGTTTATAAACAGGATGCTTTTGTTGACCTGTGCCGCGGCCCGCACCTTCCTTCAACAGGATGGATAAAGGCATTTAAACTCTTAAGTATTGCAGGCGCCTACTGGAGGGGTAGTGAAAAGAATAAGATGCTCCAGAGGATTTACGGCGCGGCATTTCCCACAAAAAAGGAGTTGGATAATTATCTTTACAGGATAGAAGAGGCGAAAAAGAGAGACCATAGAAAGCTGGGCAAAGAGTTGGACCTTTTCAGTATAAACGATGACATCGGTTCAGGGCTTGTCTGCTGGCATCCGAACGGCGCGGTTATCAGAAGTGTCATAGAGGATTTTTGGAAAAAGGAGCATTACAGGCACGGCTATCAAATCATCTATACGCCGCATATAGCCAAGGTTGATTTGTGGAAGACGAGCGGGCATTGGGATTTTTACAAAGAGAATCTTTATTCGCCCATGGATATTGAGGGCCAGGATTTTATTGTGAAGCCGATGAACTGTCCGTTTCATATACAGATATACCGGAGCCAACTTAGGAGCTACAGGGATTTGCCCATCCGCTATGCTGAACTTGGAACCGTCTACAGATTTGAACGGTCAGGGGTGCTTCACGGCTTGATGCGTGTGAGGGGGTTTACCCAGGATGACGCCCACATCTTTTGCAGGCCGGAACAACTTGAAGATGAGATTAGTAGTGTGTTGAATTTTACTCTTTACATATTAAGGAGTTTTGGGTTTAATAGCTACGATATATATCTTTCCACAAGGCCTGAAAAATTTGTCGGCGCCCTTGATAACTGGGCAAAGGCAGAGAATGCGTTAAAGCAGTCGCTGGAAAAGACAGGGCTAAAATTTCAGATTGACCCCGGTGAAGGGGTTTTTTATGGCCCGAAGATAGATATAAAGATAAGGGACATACTCGGAAGGGCGTGGCAGTGTTCAACCATCCAGGTTGACTTTAACCTCCCGCAAAGATTTAATGTGGCTTACAGAGGAGAGGATGATAAAGATCACCAGCCAATAATGCTGCACAGGGCCCTCATGGGTTCCCTTGAGAGATTTTTCGGGGTTTTGATAGAGCATTACGCAGGGGCATTCCCATTGTGGCTTGCACCTGTGCAGGTTATCGTACTTGCCATCACTGAAAAAAACAATGGATATGCAAAAGGGATATTTGATGCGCTGCGCAAAGAGGATATACGGGCAGAGCTTGATACAAGAAATGAAAAACTCGGGCTGAAGATAAGAGAGGCTGAATTAAAAAAGATTCCGTATATGCTCGTAATAGGCAGTCAAGAAGAAGAAAAAAAAGAATTTTCACCCCGAGGAAGAAGCGGCGCAAAGCCAATGCCTTTTATGTCTGTTGAAAATTTTATAGAGACTATTAAGAAAAATAATAAACCCTTATCATAA
- a CDS encoding radical SAM protein, with product MARKKQLIIPIFIPQQGCPHQCVFCNQSKITGKEKLPDVNEVSNIVRTYLKTWKGSGRKEIAFYGGSFTGLDKNMQEGFLSTACGFIGDGLIDSIRISTRPDYITDEGLSLLKKYTVETVELGVQSMSDEVLRLSGRGHKAKDTTAAVMLLKKHGFKAGLQIMPGLPGDTRDTILFTAAKAVELQPDFVRIYPTLVIRDTPLEKMYLLGSYNPWSLTEMTDICKKLVSLFNDRRIPIIRLGLQPTEILEKNILAGPYHQSFRELVDKGLITSL from the coding sequence ATGGCTAGAAAAAAACAACTCATAATTCCTATTTTCATCCCCCAACAAGGCTGTCCCCACCAGTGTGTTTTTTGCAATCAATCAAAAATAACAGGCAAAGAAAAACTGCCTGATGTAAATGAAGTGTCAAACATAGTCCGCACATATTTAAAGACATGGAAAGGCTCAGGCAGAAAAGAAATTGCCTTTTACGGGGGTAGTTTTACAGGCCTGGATAAAAATATGCAAGAAGGATTTTTATCCACAGCCTGCGGGTTTATAGGCGATGGTTTAATAGATTCTATAAGGATATCCACAAGGCCGGATTATATAACAGATGAAGGGTTGTCACTTTTAAAAAAATACACGGTTGAAACAGTTGAGCTTGGCGTTCAGTCTATGTCGGATGAAGTATTGAGGCTTTCAGGCAGGGGGCATAAAGCAAAAGATACCACTGCGGCAGTTATGCTATTAAAAAAACATGGCTTTAAGGCCGGCCTTCAGATTATGCCGGGTCTGCCGGGGGATACCAGAGATACTATACTCTTTACTGCCGCTAAAGCTGTAGAGCTTCAGCCTGATTTTGTCAGAATCTATCCAACCCTTGTTATAAGGGATACCCCTTTGGAAAAGATGTATCTCTTGGGCTCATATAATCCATGGTCTTTAACTGAAATGACGGATATATGCAAAAAACTTGTTTCTTTATTCAATGATAGAAGAATTCCGATAATCAGACTCGGTCTCCAGCCAACTGAAATATTAGAAAAGAACATATTAGCCGGTCCATATCACCAGTCGTTTAGGGAACTGGTGGATAAAGGCCTTATTACATCTCTTTGA
- the rnc gene encoding ribonuclease III: MQLADKKELEGLASRLPYTFNDISILLHALVHRSFLNERGDQNMENNERLEFLGDAVLSIVVSHLLIKRFPDADEGVLSKFRARLVNENTLAKLAMDIELGRHLLLGKGEELTGGRGKPSILSDAYEAVIAAVYLDGGFESAFSLVAGQFSFLIQDVSVTEISMDYKTELQEQTQEIFKAAPGYRLISETGPEHNKVFEVEVLINGERFGRGQGKAKKEAEQRAAMEGLEKIKTRVQGNESP, encoded by the coding sequence ATGCAGTTGGCCGATAAAAAAGAATTGGAAGGACTTGCATCAAGGCTTCCTTATACCTTCAATGATATCAGTATCCTTCTTCATGCCCTTGTTCACAGGTCTTTTCTTAATGAGAGGGGAGACCAGAATATGGAGAACAACGAGAGGCTGGAATTTTTGGGTGATGCGGTTCTTTCCATAGTAGTAAGCCATCTTCTTATTAAAAGATTCCCTGATGCTGACGAGGGGGTGCTGTCTAAGTTCAGGGCAAGACTGGTAAATGAAAATACTCTGGCCAAACTTGCAATGGATATTGAATTGGGCAGGCATCTTCTTCTCGGCAAGGGCGAAGAGCTTACAGGCGGAAGGGGAAAGCCTTCCATACTCTCTGATGCGTATGAGGCAGTCATAGCAGCAGTATATCTGGACGGAGGGTTTGAGTCGGCATTTTCTCTTGTAGCAGGACAATTTTCTTTTCTAATACAAGATGTTTCTGTTACAGAGATCTCCATGGATTATAAAACAGAACTCCAGGAACAGACTCAGGAGATTTTCAAGGCTGCGCCAGGCTACAGACTTATCAGTGAAACAGGGCCTGAGCATAATAAAGTTTTTGAAGTTGAGGTGTTGATTAACGGCGAAAGATTTGGAAGAGGTCAGGGAAAGGCCAAGAAAGAGGCTGAACAGCGAGCTGCAATGGAGGGATTGGAAAAGATAAAGACTCGGGTACAAGGTAATGAAAGCCCTTAG